The DNA sequence AGCATTCCATCATTACCGATACCCATGTCACGCCCGCCTCAGTCCATGACAGTCAGCCTTATCTGGCGCGCCTGGATCGTCAGCGCCAGACGTTCGGATTTGATGTACAGGCCGTTGGCCTGGATGCGGGCTACTTCACACCGGCCGTCTGCCAGGGACTGGAGAATCGCGAGATCAGCGGCGTGATGGGCTACCGCACACCCAACCACAAGCCGGGGACATTCTTTAAACGGGCGTATGAGTACGATGCCTACCGTGACGAATACATCTGCCCGCAGGGTCAACCCTTGCGCTACAGCACGACCAATCGACTGGGGTATCGGGAATACAAATCCAACCCTGAGCAATGCCGAGGCTGCAAGGTACGCGAGCAATGCACCAATAGCGCCAATGCGGTCAAGGTGGTGACGCGCCATGTGTGGGAGCGTTCCAAGGAGAAGGTGGATGATCGGCGTCGTACCGAATGGGGCAAGCGCATCTATGCCCGACGCAAGGAAACGGTAGAACGCAGCTTCGCCGACGCCAAGCAATTGCACGGACATCGTTATGCCCGTATGCGGGGATTGCGCAAGGTCGCCGAGCAGTGCTTGTTGGCGGCGGCGGCCCAGAACATGAAGAAGATTGCCCTGTTGGTGGCGCGCTTGCGCGCGCTTTTACACGGCTTGAGCGCCTCTGCCAGCGTACAAAAGTGGCTACAGCGAAAAATGAGCGCCTTGCTTGGCTTCTGCGCCATCGACCATCTGCAAATTACCTGCGCCTGAAAAACAAAACCCCGTGTTCGAAAACACGGGGTTCGTCATCAACCTGAAAGCGCTCCTGCGGGAGCGCTTTTTGTTTGCCTTCAGACTTCTGGTGCCACCGTCCGTGCAAAACCGTCCAGGAACAGCCGCGCCACCGGCGAGAGCAAGGTCCCGCGCCGCGTCACCAGTTGGTAGGGCTCGCTGCGCGTATGCAACTTCAGCGGCAGGATGCGCGTCATGCCAAAGCGCGTGCAGAACTGCGCCACGTCCACCGACAGCAGCGCCACGAAGTGCGGATTCTTCTGCAGCAGCGACAAGGTAGTGAAGGCCGAAGTGGTTTCCATCAGGTGCAGCGGGAAGCGCAGGTCGGCATCGTGGAATTCGCGCTCCAGCGTCAGCCGCATGGGCATGTTGGCCGAGTAGACCACCCAGCGCGAATCGGCCAGGTCCGCCAGTTGCAGGCTGGGCGCTGCTGCCAGCGGATGCTGCACGCTGGCCACCACGGCCAGCTCTTCCTCGTGGATGTTGAAGGCGTCATACAGGTCCGGGCGCTGGCTGATGCTGGTGCGGCAGATCGCCAGGTCCAGCCGGCCTTGGTCCAGCAGGCGCAGCAGCCGCGCACTGGTGTCCTCGACGATTTCCACCGACAGCGTCGGATGCGCCTCCAGCAATTGCGTAAGCGCATCGGTCAGCAGCGGCACCGCGCCCATGATGGTGCCCACCGCCAGTCGGCCTCCGTGGCCTTGCATGATGGATAACATTTCTTCACGCAGGTGCGTCAGGTCGGTCTGGATCAGCCGCGCATAGCGGATCACGCAATGGCCCAGCTCGGTGGCTTCCAGGCCACGATTGGTGCGGGTGAACAATTGTGCGCCCAGGGTGCTTTCGATTTCCTGCAGAGCCTTGCTGGCGCCGGGCTGGGTCAGCGCCACCTGCTCGGCGGCCTTGAGCAGCGAGCCGTGGTCGGCCAGGGCGATCAGCAGGCGCAGTTGGCGCAGGTGCAGGCGGGAAGTGATGGAGGCCAGCGAGGGTAGGGTGGTGTGCATGGGGTATCCTTGGAAGCGGGCTCCAGTATGAGCCCTGGTTATACCCATATCAACAGCTCTCATTAGCCAAGGGCCGTGCGATGGCTTAGAGTCTGGCTTTCCAAAGCCGGGCCCGAGAGGGAAGAGCTGCTCCTGGCAGGTTGCCGACCCAGCCCGCAGACAGCGGACCCGGTGGCGACATCTATAAATCAAGGCTATGTAATGGCACTTATCAACTACATCACCCAGGTCCAGTTCGACTACGGCGCGTTGGCGCTGCTGCAGCAGGAATGTG is a window from the Herbaspirillum rubrisubalbicans genome containing:
- a CDS encoding IS1182 family transposase; protein product: MLKKPTAAQHELEMVTIEMLVPKDHLLRKIDAAVDFEFIREKVAHLYCADNGRPALDPVVLFKLLFIGYLFGIRSERQLIREVQVNVAYRWFAGFRLTDKVPDSSTFSQNRRRRFIDTTVYQEIFDEIVRQAIGRGMVDGRVLYSDSTHLKANANKNKFDYVQVTQTPSAYLAELDAAVDIDRAEHGKKPLKRDDDDEPPTKEIKVSRTDPESGYMVRDDKPKGFFYLDHRTVDAKHSIITDTHVTPASVHDSQPYLARLDRQRQTFGFDVQAVGLDAGYFTPAVCQGLENREISGVMGYRTPNHKPGTFFKRAYEYDAYRDEYICPQGQPLRYSTTNRLGYREYKSNPEQCRGCKVREQCTNSANAVKVVTRHVWERSKEKVDDRRRTEWGKRIYARRKETVERSFADAKQLHGHRYARMRGLRKVAEQCLLAAAAQNMKKIALLVARLRALLHGLSASASVQKWLQRKMSALLGFCAIDHLQITCA
- a CDS encoding LysR family transcriptional regulator; the protein is MHTTLPSLASITSRLHLRQLRLLIALADHGSLLKAAEQVALTQPGASKALQEIESTLGAQLFTRTNRGLEATELGHCVIRYARLIQTDLTHLREEMLSIMQGHGGRLAVGTIMGAVPLLTDALTQLLEAHPTLSVEIVEDTSARLLRLLDQGRLDLAICRTSISQRPDLYDAFNIHEEELAVVASVQHPLAAAPSLQLADLADSRWVVYSANMPMRLTLEREFHDADLRFPLHLMETTSAFTTLSLLQKNPHFVALLSVDVAQFCTRFGMTRILPLKLHTRSEPYQLVTRRGTLLSPVARLFLDGFARTVAPEV